The proteins below are encoded in one region of Agelaius phoeniceus isolate bAgePho1 chromosome 35, bAgePho1.hap1, whole genome shotgun sequence:
- the FIGNL2 gene encoding fidgetin-like protein 2: MHWSPEHAQSLNQWPEQHLDVSSTTSSPAHKTELYPSTRQRFNYAWANDDISALTASNLLKRYAEKYSGVLDAPYERPALGAYGDGAFGPVNGQKGDGEPWPGAHGSDGTYPLTPIHDGLAGAKAVVPPAVPAGSGAIGLGGSPVVSANLSDPVYAGNSCGAAAAGSGALGASQEYPSGYGGTYLPSGYCAQPAAALPPPHPPSLHSSGLLQPPHPSPALVPGYGSSGPMYNYASSSYPPQPGYGGIHPPHPSASYLPSGIAAPTPIPAPPPSARPPGVPAYGYQGAGLGALAVPPLGTEAAGTLKRKAFDIGGEDDGEGRYRKYSYEQPKSPYPLSDNGECRGNGFSSSSESPQVAFKPRKRPAGAGSAEEHGGKYGGQQMKGMVSPSYGARDTPLQPAEPFEKFSPPLANGERAAEPGAPFPLRLPSKAPVFGGAPLEEQPKNIDPLLLELVNTKVVERGPPVQWSDVAGQVSVKAAIEEELLWPILRPGSYSGASHPLRTLLLFGPRGTGKTLLSRCISTQLGSTLLRLSGTTLLSTWKAEAEKILQTVFFVANCRQPSVVLITEAESLLAARAGEDGGQASNLKSQLLSYLDNVATSSEHNVVVIGTTARPGSMDEASHRRFGTRLYIAPPDGEARRHILRQALAQQSCCLSERELAALAQRTESFSGAELLRLCQHAGAAARRTLPGPLASYQDLEKAFCKVHPALSQKELDLFLEWDKMYGTRH, translated from the coding sequence ATGCACTGGTCACCAGAGCATGCCCAGTCCCTGAACCAGTGGCCGGAGCAGCACCTGGACGTCTCCTCCACGACCTCCTCGCCGGCCCACAAGACCGAGCTGTACCCCAGCACCCGCCAGCGCTTCAACTACGCCTGGGCCAACGACGACATCTCGGCGCTGACGGCCTCCAACCTCCTCAAGAGGTACGCCGAGAAGTACTCGGGGGTGCTGGACGCGCCCTACGAGCGCCCGGCGCTCGGCGCCTACGGGGATGGCGCCTTCGGCCCTGTTAACGGGCAGAAGGGGGACGGGGAGCCCTGGCCGGGGGCGCACGGCTCCGATGGCACCTACCCGCTGACCCCCATCCACGATGGCCTGGCTGGTGCCAAGGCCGTGGTGCCACCTGCAGTCCCTGCGGGCAGCGGGGCCATCGGGCTGGGGGGCTCCCCGGTGGTGTCGGCCAACCTCAGCGACCCCGTGTACGCCGGGAACTCGTGCGGGGCGGCTGCTGCCGGCTCCGGGGCACTCGGGGCGTCTCAGGAGTACCCCTCAGGCTATGGTGGCACCTACCTGCCCTCTGGCTACTGCGCCCAGCCGGCGGCAGCGCTGCCGCCCCCGCACCCTCCCAGCCtccacagctcagggctcctgcagcctccgCACCCCTCGCCCGCCCTGGTGCCAGGCTACGGCTCCTCGGGCCCCATGTACAACTACGCCAGCAGCAGCTACCCGCCCCAGCCGGGCTACGGGGGCATCCACCCACCCCACCCCTCTGCCTCCTACCTGCCCTCTGGCATCGCTGCGCCCACACCCATCCCGGCCCCGCCACCCTCCGCCCGCCCGCCGGGGGTCCCTGCCTATGGCTAccagggtgctgggctgggcgccCTGGCCGTGCCGCCCCTGGGCACCGAGGCGGCGGGCACGCTGAAGAGGAAGGCATTTGACATCGGAGGGGAAGATGATGGTGAAGGCAGGTACAGGAAATACAGCTACGAGCAGCCAAAGTCCCCCTACCCCCTGTCGGACAACGGCGAGTGCCGGGGCAAcggcttcagcagcagcagcgagtCCCCCCAGGTGGCCTTCAAGCCCAGGAAGAGGCCAGCGGGTGCTGGGAGCGCTGAAGAACACGGCGGCAAGTATGGTGGGCAGCAGATGAAGGGGATGGTGTCGCCATCCTACGGTGCCAGGGACACTCCCCTGCAGCCGGCAGAGCCATTCGAGAAGTTCAGCCCCCCCCTCGCCAACGGGGAGCGGGCGGCCGAGCCCGGAGCCCCCTTCCCACTGCGGCTGCCATCCAAAGCGCCGGTGTTCGGCGGCGCCccgctggaggagcagcccaagAACATCGAccccctgctcctggagctggtcAACACCAAGGTGGTGGAGAGGGGCCCGCCGGTGCAGTGGTCGGACGTTGCTGGGCAGGTGTCGGTGAAGGCGGCCATcgaggaggagctgctgtggcccatCCTGCGGCCCGGCTCCTACAGCGGCGCGAGCCACCCGCTGCGGACCCTGCTGCTCTTCGGGCCCCGCGGCACCGGGAAGACGCTGCTGAGCCGCTGCATCTCCACCCAGCTGGGCTCGACCCTGCTGAGGCTCAGCGGCACCACGCTGCTGTCCACCTGGAAGGCCGAAGCTGAGAAGATCCTCCAGACCGTGTTCTTCGTGGCCAACTGCCGGCAGCCCTCCGTGGTGCTCATCACCGAGGCCGAGTCCTTGCTGGCGGCGCGGGCGGGCGAGGACGGCGGCCAGGCCAGCAACCtcaaatcccagctcctctcctaCCTGGACAACGTGGCTACCTCATCTGAGCACAACGTGGTGGTCATCGGCACCACGGCGCGGCCCGGCAGCATGGACGAGGCGTCGCACCGGCGCTTCGGCACGCGGCTGTACATCGCGCCGCCGGACGGCGAGGCGCGGCGCCACATCCTGCgccaggccctggcccagcagagctgctgcctgagcgAGCGCGAGCTGGCCGCCCTGGCGCAGCGCACCGAGAGCTTCTCCGGCGCCGAGCTGCTGCGGCTCTGCCAGCACGCCGGGGCTGCCGCGCGCCGCACGCTGCCGGGACCCCTCGCCTCCTACCAGGACCTGGAGAAGGCGTTCTGCAAGGTGcaccctgccctgtcccagaaGGAGCTGGACTTGTTCCTGGAGTGGGATAAGATGTACGGCACCAGGCACTGA
- the TMDD1 gene encoding transmembrane and death domain protein 1, whose translation MPRGTHAGTRTMLAPLGLVLLLLALRGRADDSVAASVGRHSLGRIAELLAGPECRQLQAELNSLEEEPDIPELEEPGALSEEEEEEEEEEEKKPARRRRGSRSSRGCSEALRRWLVTAGEATTWDRLVRALHHIGRSDIARELGKNLNQDRSLELRRNVEGYRRSVQHLSSAQLQPAVPRGRRAPLAAVLLFQRRRPPRYSRGLLGWVRPLLLGVLGAFVSSVLLTGTAMYFCHWRRLLGT comes from the coding sequence ATGCCCAGGGGAACCCACGCTGGCACCCGGACGATGCTGGCACCGCTGGGGCTcgtcctgctcctgctggccctgcgTGGCCGCGCCGATGACTCCGTGGCCGCCTCCGTGGGCCGGCACAGCCTGGGCCGCATCGCCGAGCTGCTGGCCGGCCCCGAGTGCcgccagctgcaggcagagctgaacaGCCTCGAGGAGGAGCCGGACATCCCCGAGCTGGAGGAGCCGGGGGCTCTctccgaggaggaggaggaggaggaagaggaggaggagaagaagcccgcccgccgccgccggggcagCCGCAGCAGCCGGGGATGCTCGGAAGCGCTGCGGCGCTGGCTGGTGACGGCAGGAGAAGCGACCACCTGGGACCGCCTGGTCCGCGCCCTGCACCACATCGGCCGCTCCGACATCGCCCGGGAGCTGGGCAAAAACCTGAACCAAGACCGGAGCCTGGAGCTGCGCCGGAACGTGGAGGGATACAGGAGGAGCGTGCAGCATCTGAGCTCGGCGCAGCTGCAGCCCGCGGTGCCGCGGGGCAGGAGGGCTCCCCTGGCCGCCGTTCTGCTCTTCCAGCGCCGCCGGCCCCCCCGCTACAGCCGCGGCCTCCTGGGCTGGGTCCGCCCCCTGCTCCTGGGCGTCCTGGGAGCCTTCGTGAGCTCCGTGCTCCTCACGGGCACCGCGATGTATTTCTGCCACTGGAGGAGGCTCCTGGGCACCTGA